The region TATGGATAAAAATACAGGAACTCCTTTTGTGGGCGATTTCGGAACTATCGAAGTTTGGTATTCTTCACATTATTCTATAACTAATTGGGTTAAAGCGCTAACCATTAATAGTTCAAATTTTACACCCCAAAACAATTGTCAATCAATATCTTATTACACGCTTCCTACCGGCTATATAACCAGTTTAGATCCTTTTGCAGTAAAATTTAAATTCATACATAATTCCGGCGATTGGGAGGCTATTATAGATGATTATAAAATAGATTTAACATTTGTAGCATCAACTCACGATTTAGATTTAGCAAATTTAAGCGTTTATCCAAATCCTGTTTCAAATCTTTTAAATATAAATTACAAAGGAAACATTGCTAATTTAAAGGTTTTTGATTTAAGCGGTAGGTTTGTAAAATCAATTAACACAACTAACAGTAACAATTCAATTGATGTGTCTGATTTAAATTCAGGAACATATCTTTTAAGAATCGAAACCGAAAGTAATAGGGTGTCAACCGTTAAATTTGTAAAAAACTAATCAATTTTAATAAAACATACAAAGCTGTCTACATTTAGGCAGCTTTTTGTTTTACAATAAATTACAAAAGGTACGCTACAATTTACTAAATTTGCACCTTTATTATAATTCGGTATGATATACTCAATGACAGGTTTTGGTAAAGCGGGGGTGCAGTTGCCATTAAAAAAAATAACGGTAGAAATTAAATCGTTAAATTCAAAGAATTTAGATTTAAGCGTGCGTTTGCCACAGCCTTATAAAGAAAAAGAGTTGGAAATACGCAATTTAATTGCTCAAAAATTAGAACGCGGTAAGGTAGAATGTTCGGTTTATATCGAAGTTACTGGCGAAGAAACATCGGCAACTATAAACGCGCCAATTGTTAAAGCATACATTGCCCAAATGAAAAACATTATACCCGATGCCGATGCAACCGAATTAATGAAAATGGCAGTGCGTATGCCCGATGCTTTAAAAGTAGAACGCTGCGAATTAGATGAACAAGAATGGCACGAAATTGAAAAAGTATTACAGCAAGCTATTGTAAATATTAACGATTTTCGCAAACAAGAAGGCGAAAAATTAGGCAACGACTTTAACCAACGCATTAACAACATTAAAACGTTTATGCACGAAGTAGCATCGTATGAAAACGAACGCATCACAAATGTTAAAGAACGTTTGCAACAAAATTTAAAAGAATTAGAAGTTGTTGTTGATGAAACCCGTTACGCACAAGAAATAATATACTACATTGAAAAATTAGATATTAATGAAGAAAAAGTGCGCTTAACCAACCATTTAGATTATTTTTTAGAAACCATGCAAACTGCCGAAAACAGCGGTAGAAAATTGGGCTTTATTGCACAAGAAATGGGACGCGAAATAAATACAATGGGTTCAAAATCAAATCACGCCGAAATGCAAAAATTGGTAGTGAAAATGAAAGATGAATTAGAAAAAATTAAAGAACAGGTTTTAAACATACTTTAAAAACGTATAAATGGCAACACAACAAGGTAAATTAATTGTATTTTCGGCTCCATCGGGTTCAGGTAAAACCACCATTGTAAAACATTTACTTACAAAACCAGAACTGCATTTAGATTTTTCTATATCGGCAACTTCAAGATACATGCGTAATGGCGAAGTAAACGGTAAAGATTATTACTTTATATCACCCGAAGATTTTCAGCAAAAAATTGCAGAAAACGCTTTTGTAGAATACGAAGAAGTTTATAAAGACAATTATTACGGCACCTTAAAAACCGAAATTGAACGTATTTGGGCACAAGGTAAGCACGTAATTTTTGATATTGATGTAGTAGGTGGTTTAAACATTAAACAACAATACCCTGAACAAACATTAGCTATTTTTGTTAGTCCACCCTCTGTTGAAGAATTAGAACGTCGCTTGCGTTTTCGTCAAACCGAAAGCGATGAAAAAATTGCCATGCGCTTAGCAAAAGCAGAACGTGAAATATCACGTGCGCCAGAGTTTGATGTAATTTTAAAAAACCACGATTTAGAAACAGCTAAGACCGATGCTTATCAGTTAGTAACAAACTATATTAATAAGTAAAATATGAAAATTGGTTTGTATTTTGGTACTTTTAACCCTATACATGTGGGGCATTTAATTATAGCCAATCACCTTGCAGAAAACAGTGATTTAGATCAAGTTTGGATGGTGGTTACACCACACAATCCCTTAAAAAACAAAGCCGGTTTACTACCCGATTATCACAGGTTACACATGGTACATTTGGCTACACAAGGGTATGAACATATTGTGCCAAGCGATATTGAATTTAAATTGCCACAACCTAATTACACAGTTAATACGTTGGCGCATTTACAAGAAAAATATCCAAACCATACTTTTTCGTTAATTATGGGCGAAGACAATTTAAAATCGTTACAAAAATGGAAAAACTACGAGGTTATTTTAAACAATTACAAATTGTATGTTTATCCTCGTATATCATCAACCCAAGAAACAAATAGCCCTATTACACACCCTAACATTGTAAAAATTAATGCGCCAATTGTAGAGCTGTCTTCTACCTTTATTAGGCAAAGCATTAAAAATCAAAAAAATGTAAAACCAATGTTAGATACAAAAGTGTGGGAGTATATAGATCATAATTTATTTTATAAAAAATAATAAACTATAACCATTAATAAAGGCAATTTAACATAACAATAGACAAAAAAAAGCTTAAAAAAGTTATTTTTGCAAATCAAACAAAAAAGAATGATTAACAATCCAAAGTTTGCAGTAATTGGTGGCGGTAGTTGGGCAACGGCCATTGCAAAAATGTTGTGCCATAACGTAGGCGAAATTGCCTGGTATATGCGCAACGAAACTGCAATTGAAGAATTAAAAGTTAATAAGCACAATCCCAATTATTTAAGTTCGGTTGAGTTTGATACCGATCAATTAATATTAACCACCGATATCAATCAGGCAATTAGTTATGCCGATTACATTTTTTTTGCCATTCCATCTGCTTTTTTAAGTAGCGAATTAGATAAACTTACCGTTTCTTTACAAGATAAAGTAATTATATCGGCAATTAAAGGAATTATTCCCGAAACAGGTTTAATTGTTGGGCAACATTTTATTGAAAAATACAATATTGCTATTGATAATATTGCTGTAGTTGCTGGCCCTTGTCATGCCGAAGAAGTTGCTTTAGAGCGTTTGTCGTATCTAACCATTGCAGGTGGTAATTTAGAAAAAGCCGAAGTGATTGCTAAAAGTTTGCGCAGCCATTATATAAAAGCAAAAACATCAGACGATGTAATTGGTACCGAATATGCAGCCATGTTAAAAAATATTTACGCAATTGCTGCGGGTATGGCACATGGTTTGGGTTATGGCGATAACTTTCAGGCGTTGTTAATTAGCAATGCTATTCGCGAAATGAAAAAATTTATTAAAAAAGTACATAAACTAAAACGCAATATTAACGATTCTGCTTACTTAGGCGATTTGTTAGTAACGGGTTATTCGCTTTTTTCGCGCAACCGCATGTTTGGTAATATGATAGGTAAAGGGTACACCGTAATTTCTACAAAAATGGAAATGAATATGGTTGCCGAAGGGTATTATGCTACCAAAAGTGCCTATTTAATGAATCAAAAATTAAAAGCCAAAACGCCTATTATTGATGCGGTTTATGATGTGCTTTACAACAATAAAGAACCTAAAAAAGTATTTAAAAGACTTACAGATAAATTAGACTAAAACAATGAAAAACTTACCCGATGATCATTTAATTAACCACCCTTGGCTTATTGGTGGCTTTGCAATTGCAGTTGTAATTATGCTTTTGCTAGATTTGGGAATATTTAATAAAAAAAGCCACACTATTTCTAATAAAGAAGCCCTATCGTGGACAATTGTTTGGATTACCCTTTCAATGGTTTTTAGCGGCGTGGTGTATTGGGTACTTGATAAACCTTACGGTATTACCGATAACTTTGCTAAATACCAAGCGGCTTATTGGATTGAAAAAGCACTTTCGGTTGATAACCTTTTTGTGTTTATTTTAGTATTTAAATTTTTTAAAATCCCTAAAGATTATCAGCACAAAGTATTGTTCTGGGGTATTTTAGGAGCTTTGTTTTTTAGAGCAATATTTATTTTTGCGGGTGTAGAATTAATTAAATTAACTTACATAGATTTACCGTTTTTAGGGATTGACCCTGAAACAGGCGGTCCACGTCAGTTAAACATTGTATTATTTGTTTTTGGAATTTTCTTAATTTTTGCGGGTATCAAATCATGGGCTTCTAACAATCACGAAGACGAGGAAGAAGGTGCCGATTTATCTAGAAACTTTGGTGTACGCATTGTTCATGCATTTTTTAAAGTAACCAAAGGCTTTCATGGCGATAAATTTTTTACTGTAGAAAACGGTGTAAAAATGGTAACCCCATTATTTGTTGCTTTAGCTGTAATTGAAATTACCGATTTGGTTTTTGCAGTTGATAGCATACCAGCTATTTTTGCTATTGCACCAGACGATCCATTCATATTATACACATCAAACATATTTGCTATTTTAGGTTTGCGTTCTATGTATTTTTTACTAGCAAATTCAATGGATATGTTTTCTAAATTACATTATGGTTTAGCTGTAATTTTAGCATTTATTGGTGTAAAAATGATTATTATGCCTTATTACCATTTCGATTCTTCCATATCGTTAGCAATTATTGGTTCGGTATTGGCTATTTCAGTTATTTGGTCGTTACTTTCAAATAAAAAGGCACATTAAAATCTTAATAAAGCACATAAAAATACCCCAAATAGCTTGAAGTTAATTGGGGTATTATTTTATTAATGTTTTTTTACTTTAACAAAACACCACGTAAATTGGTACCAGGTATATCGCTTAAAGCATTTTTATTAATGGTATTGGTTTTAAAAACAAAGGTTTTATCGTACATTTTGTTATCTAAAAAATATGTAACTGCAAATTCATTATTTAATTGCAATACATTGTTTTCTAAAAGTTCAATTTTTATTAAGGTGTTTGGAGCTACTTCTTTAAAAGCATGACGAAAAGTACCTGTTTTTCTAGGTTCGTTATTAATAACTCCATAAGCACGTGATACTGCCAAAACCATTTCAAGCGTATTTGCAGTGTTGTTAACTAAATAAACATACCAACTGTTCTCCTGAAAATCTTCATTCCATTCTGGGATTGCTGCTAAAAAAACATTTTCCGATTTTGGAAAATCAATATCTTTTTTCATGTATTAAAATTAAAAGTGCAAAATAAACGAAATCTTTTCAACAAAAGTCATTTATTACGCTTTTTAGTAAAAAAAGAAGCAAATGGTTACGGCTAAGCACTAAACAAAAAAAATATTAATATGAAAAATGTTCATTGTTTTTACTATTTTTACACATTAATGTACAGAACATTAAGTTTAATTTACGAATTAAATTAAAATTTAGTATACGAAAATTTGTGTTTTTTAGTTATTGTAAAAAAATAGATCTATTGAAAACTTTTTTATTTAAATATGCACCTGTAGCGTTAATTGTTTTGGTTGTCATTGCTTGTTCTACCGAAAAAGCGGGCTTTGCAAACAAGCGCTATCATGCCACCACCACAAAATACAACGTGCTTTACAATGGTACAACTGCTTACGACAGAGGGTTACTAGAATTAAAGAAAAAACACGTTGACGATTTTTCTAACATCATTTCAGTTGAACCTGAACAAAAAAACGAAGAAGCACTAATAATTACTGGAACAGCAGATAAAAGTCCACATTTTAAGCGCGCTGAAGACAAAGCTGTTAAAGCGGCTCAAAAGCACGCTATAAATATTGCTGGTAAAGAACATAACCCACAAATGGATGAGGTTTATATGTTACTTGGTAAAGCGCGTTATCACGATTTGCGTTTTGTACCTGCTGTTGAAGCATTTAACTATGTGATTTTAAAATATCCAGACAGCGACTTATTTTACGATGCTTTGGTTTGGAAAGAAAAAACAAATTTAAAATTAGAGTACCACGGTTTAGCAT is a window of Myroides sp. JBRI-B21084 DNA encoding:
- a CDS encoding T9SS type A sorting domain-containing protein produces the protein MMKKITLILITVFGFVFNIQAQQENFDLLQNNTLPSGWSAVYTNNFIGIGNYYTACSGSQYLYANIHTNEVTEVTTNRDVYIGYVIPTINFKLKIMDKNTGTPFVGDFGTIEVWYSSHYSITNWVKALTINSSNFTPQNNCQSISYYTLPTGYITSLDPFAVKFKFIHNSGDWEAIIDDYKIDLTFVASTHDLDLANLSVYPNPVSNLLNINYKGNIANLKVFDLSGRFVKSINTTNSNNSIDVSDLNSGTYLLRIETESNRVSTVKFVKN
- a CDS encoding YicC/YloC family endoribonuclease gives rise to the protein MTGFGKAGVQLPLKKITVEIKSLNSKNLDLSVRLPQPYKEKELEIRNLIAQKLERGKVECSVYIEVTGEETSATINAPIVKAYIAQMKNIIPDADATELMKMAVRMPDALKVERCELDEQEWHEIEKVLQQAIVNINDFRKQEGEKLGNDFNQRINNIKTFMHEVASYENERITNVKERLQQNLKELEVVVDETRYAQEIIYYIEKLDINEEKVRLTNHLDYFLETMQTAENSGRKLGFIAQEMGREINTMGSKSNHAEMQKLVVKMKDELEKIKEQVLNIL
- the gmk gene encoding guanylate kinase, whose protein sequence is MATQQGKLIVFSAPSGSGKTTIVKHLLTKPELHLDFSISATSRYMRNGEVNGKDYYFISPEDFQQKIAENAFVEYEEVYKDNYYGTLKTEIERIWAQGKHVIFDIDVVGGLNIKQQYPEQTLAIFVSPPSVEELERRLRFRQTESDEKIAMRLAKAEREISRAPEFDVILKNHDLETAKTDAYQLVTNYINK
- the nadD gene encoding nicotinate (nicotinamide) nucleotide adenylyltransferase, which encodes MKIGLYFGTFNPIHVGHLIIANHLAENSDLDQVWMVVTPHNPLKNKAGLLPDYHRLHMVHLATQGYEHIVPSDIEFKLPQPNYTVNTLAHLQEKYPNHTFSLIMGEDNLKSLQKWKNYEVILNNYKLYVYPRISSTQETNSPITHPNIVKINAPIVELSSTFIRQSIKNQKNVKPMLDTKVWEYIDHNLFYKK
- a CDS encoding NAD(P)H-dependent glycerol-3-phosphate dehydrogenase; the protein is MINNPKFAVIGGGSWATAIAKMLCHNVGEIAWYMRNETAIEELKVNKHNPNYLSSVEFDTDQLILTTDINQAISYADYIFFAIPSAFLSSELDKLTVSLQDKVIISAIKGIIPETGLIVGQHFIEKYNIAIDNIAVVAGPCHAEEVALERLSYLTIAGGNLEKAEVIAKSLRSHYIKAKTSDDVIGTEYAAMLKNIYAIAAGMAHGLGYGDNFQALLISNAIREMKKFIKKVHKLKRNINDSAYLGDLLVTGYSLFSRNRMFGNMIGKGYTVISTKMEMNMVAEGYYATKSAYLMNQKLKAKTPIIDAVYDVLYNNKEPKKVFKRLTDKLD
- a CDS encoding TerC family protein — protein: MKNLPDDHLINHPWLIGGFAIAVVIMLLLDLGIFNKKSHTISNKEALSWTIVWITLSMVFSGVVYWVLDKPYGITDNFAKYQAAYWIEKALSVDNLFVFILVFKFFKIPKDYQHKVLFWGILGALFFRAIFIFAGVELIKLTYIDLPFLGIDPETGGPRQLNIVLFVFGIFLIFAGIKSWASNNHEDEEEGADLSRNFGVRIVHAFFKVTKGFHGDKFFTVENGVKMVTPLFVALAVIEITDLVFAVDSIPAIFAIAPDDPFILYTSNIFAILGLRSMYFLLANSMDMFSKLHYGLAVILAFIGVKMIIMPYYHFDSSISLAIIGSVLAISVIWSLLSNKKAH